One stretch of Paramormyrops kingsleyae isolate MSU_618 chromosome 4, PKINGS_0.4, whole genome shotgun sequence DNA includes these proteins:
- the guk1a gene encoding guanylate kinase isoform X1, with protein sequence MYMKFLSRIFSAMAGPRPIVLSGPSGAGKSTLLKKLLKEYDGVFGFSISHTTRKPRQGEEDGKDYYYVSRETMQAGIANGEFIESAEFSGNMYGTSKAAVQDVQAKNLICILDIDMQGVMNIKKTDLKPIYITILPPSLEALEKRLRDRKTESEESLQKRLDAARVDMELSKQPDIFDVSIVNDDLENAYRQLKDALIAEITKVQNAKKS encoded by the exons ATGTACATGAAGTTTTTATCCAGAATCTTCTCTG CAATGGCAGGTCCAAGACCCATCGTGTTGAGTGGACCGTCTGGAGCGGGGAAGAGCACACTGTTGAAAAAACTTCTCAAGGAGTACGACGGCGTCTTTGGCTTCAGCATCTCCC ACACGACGAGGAAACCGCGGCAGGGAGAAGAGGATGGCAAAG ATTACTATTATGTTTCTCGGGAAACCATGCAGGCCGGTATTGCTAATGGTGAATTCATTGAGAGTGCAGAATTCTCTGGCAATATGTATGGGACGAG CAAAGCAGCAGTGCAAGACGTCCAGGCAAAGAACCTGATTTGTATCCTGGATATTGACATGCAGGGTGTGATGAATATCAAGAAGACAGACCTCAAACCGATTTACATCACAATCCTCCCGCCCTCTCTTGAAGCCTTG GAGAAGCGTTTGAGAGACAGAAAGACGGAGTCTGAGGAAAGTCTGCAGAAGCGTCTGGATGCGGCACGTGTTGACATGGAGCTCA gCAAACAACCTGACATTTTTGATGTATCGATTGTTAATGATGACTTGGAAAATGCATACAGACAGCTGAAAGATGCTCTTATTGCG GAAATCACGAAAGTCCAGAATGCCAAGAAATCCTAA
- the guk1a gene encoding guanylate kinase isoform X2, which produces MAGPRPIVLSGPSGAGKSTLLKKLLKEYDGVFGFSISHTTRKPRQGEEDGKDYYYVSRETMQAGIANGEFIESAEFSGNMYGTSKAAVQDVQAKNLICILDIDMQGVMNIKKTDLKPIYITILPPSLEALEKRLRDRKTESEESLQKRLDAARVDMELSKQPDIFDVSIVNDDLENAYRQLKDALIAEITKVQNAKKS; this is translated from the exons ATGGCAGGTCCAAGACCCATCGTGTTGAGTGGACCGTCTGGAGCGGGGAAGAGCACACTGTTGAAAAAACTTCTCAAGGAGTACGACGGCGTCTTTGGCTTCAGCATCTCCC ACACGACGAGGAAACCGCGGCAGGGAGAAGAGGATGGCAAAG ATTACTATTATGTTTCTCGGGAAACCATGCAGGCCGGTATTGCTAATGGTGAATTCATTGAGAGTGCAGAATTCTCTGGCAATATGTATGGGACGAG CAAAGCAGCAGTGCAAGACGTCCAGGCAAAGAACCTGATTTGTATCCTGGATATTGACATGCAGGGTGTGATGAATATCAAGAAGACAGACCTCAAACCGATTTACATCACAATCCTCCCGCCCTCTCTTGAAGCCTTG GAGAAGCGTTTGAGAGACAGAAAGACGGAGTCTGAGGAAAGTCTGCAGAAGCGTCTGGATGCGGCACGTGTTGACATGGAGCTCA gCAAACAACCTGACATTTTTGATGTATCGATTGTTAATGATGACTTGGAAAATGCATACAGACAGCTGAAAGATGCTCTTATTGCG GAAATCACGAAAGTCCAGAATGCCAAGAAATCCTAA